The proteins below come from a single Myxococcota bacterium genomic window:
- the groES gene encoding co-chaperone GroES, producing the protein MKVRPLHDRVLVLRLDGEEKTAGGIIIPDTAKEKPQQGRVVAVGPGKVGDDGKREPMGVKAGDRILFGKYSGSDVVLDGEEHLIMREEDVLAVLE; encoded by the coding sequence ATGAAAGTTCGACCCCTGCACGATCGAGTCCTCGTACTCCGCTTGGACGGCGAGGAAAAGACGGCGGGCGGGATCATCATCCCCGACACCGCCAAGGAGAAGCCGCAGCAAGGCCGGGTGGTCGCCGTCGGCCCCGGCAAAGTCGGCGACGACGGCAAGCGAGAGCCCATGGGCGTGAAGGCCGGCGACCGCATCCTGTTCGGCAAGTACAGCGGCTCGGATGTGGTGCTGGACGGCGAGGAACACCTGATCATGCGCGAGGAAGACGTCCTCGCGGTGCTGGAGTAG